A window of Juglans regia cultivar Chandler chromosome 7, Walnut 2.0, whole genome shotgun sequence contains these coding sequences:
- the LOC108994998 gene encoding BTB/POZ and MATH domain-containing protein 2-like isoform X1 gives MGTIETRREFIHSKPSSSPTSSSASTSRTETVNGTHEFKIKGYSLAKGMGIGKYITSDTFAVGGYAWAIYFYPDGKSAEDNAAYVSLFLALASEGTDVRALFELTLLDQSGKGNHKVHSHFNRMLDGGPYTLKYRGSMWGYKRFYKRTLLETSDYLKDDCLIIHCCVGVVKSHTEGPKIYSITVPPSDIGQHFGKILESGKGADVSFEVDGEVFAAHKLVLAARSPVFRAQLFGPMKDQYSQSIKVEDMLAPVFKVILYFIYWDALPDMQELFGLDSKWASSLMAQHLLAAADRYALERLRLLCEAKLCEDVAINTVATTLALAEQHHCFQLKDVCLKFIASPENLRAVMQTDGFEYLKESCPLVLSELLQYVARIGKHSVKARAYHNEPYLDGSDVNGRRVKPRLY, from the exons ATGGGCACAATCGAAACTCGCAGAGAGTTTATCCACTCCAAACCCTCGTCGTCACCAACGTCCTCTTCGGCCTCCACGTCGCGCACGGAGACCGTGAATGGGACCCACGAGTTCAAGATCAAGGGTTACTCACTCGCCAAGGGCATGGGGATCGGCAAGTACATAACCTCTGACACCTTCGCTGTTGGGGGCTATGCCTGGGCCATCTACTTCTACCCGGACGGAAAGAGCGCTGAGGACAACGCCGCCTACGTCTCCCTATTCCTCGCCCTCGCCAGCGAGGGCACCGACGTCAGGGCGTTGTTCGAGCTCACGCTCTTGGACCAGAGCGGCAAGGGAAACCACAAGGTCCACAGCCATTTTAATCGTATGCTCGACGGCGGGCCTTACACCCTTAAATATCGTGGAAGCATGTG GGGTTATAAACGCTTCTACAAAAGAACTCTCCTCGAGACATCTGACTACCTGAAAGATGATTGTCTCATAATTCACTGTTGTGTTGGTGTTGTTAAATCACATACAGAGGGACCGAAGATTTACTCTATAACAGTGCCACCTTCTGACATTGGTCAGCATTTTGGGAAGATTTTAGAAAGTGGAAAGGGAGCTGACGTCAGTTTTGAAGTTGATGGGGAAGTTTTTGCTGCCCACAAGTTGGTGCTTGCAGCACGCTCGCCTGTGTTCAGGGCTCAACTTTTTGGTCCGATGAAAGACCAATACAGTCAGTCCATTAAAGTTGAAGACATGTTGGCTCCTGTTTTTAAG GTTATACTCTATTTCATATACTGGGATGCACTACCAGACATGCAAGAGCTTTTTGGTCTTGACTCTAAGTGGGCTTCTTCACTGATGGCCCAACATCTGCTCGCAGCAGCAGACCGATATGCCCTTGAGAGGCTCAGATTGCTCTGTGAGGCTAAACTTTGTGAGGATGTTGCCATAAACACTGTGGCGACAACATTGGCCTTGGCAGAGCAGCACCATTGTTTCCAACTGAAAGATGTATGTCTCAAGTTCATTGCGTCGCCTGAAAATTTAAGAG CTGTGATGCAGACAGATGGTTTTGAATATTTGAAGGAAAGCTGCCCTCTTGTCCTCAGTGAATTGCTGCAATATGTGGCCAGGATCGGCAAGCATTCTGTCAAGGCTCGTGCCTACCATAATGAGCCCTACCTAGACGGGAGTGATGTCAATGGGAGGCGTGTGAAACCGAGATTATACTGA
- the LOC108994997 gene encoding mitogen-activated protein kinase 15 isoform X1: MQPDQRKKSSVEVDFFTEYGEGSRYRIEEVIGKGSYGVVCSAYDTHTGEKVAIKKINDIFEHVSDATRILREIKLLRLLRHPDIVEIKHILLPPSRREFKDIYVVFELMESDLHQVIKANDDLTPEHYQFFLYQLLRGLKYIHTANVFHRDLKPKNILANADCKLKVCDFGLARVAFNDTPTAIFWTDYVATRWYRAPELCGSFFSKYTPAIDIWSIGCIFAELLTGKPLFPGKNVVHQLDLMTELLGTPSAEAIARVRNEKARRYLSSMRKKKPIPFSQKFPNADPLALRLLERMLAFEPKDRPTAEEALADPYFKGLAKVEREPSAQPVTKMEFEFERRRITKEDVRELIYREILEYHPKMLKEYLEGAEPTSFMYPSAVDHFKKQFAYLEEHYGKDGTVAPPERQHASLPRTCVLYSDNAVQNSADVADDLSKCSIKEIEKAHMDRSCGIPMTQLPLQVPQGIHGVAARPGKVVGSVLRYNNCGAAAAAEALEQRRMVRNPSGTTQYSASNGSYPRRNPSCKNERGEDDGVESSKYMARKVAAAQGGSGGHWY; the protein is encoded by the exons ATGCAGCCTGATCAGAGGAAAAAG TCATCGGTTGAAGTGGATTTTTTCACGGAATATGGTGAGGGTAGCAGGTACCGAATTGAGGAAGTTATTGGGAAAGGAAGCTACGGCGTTGTTTGCTCTGCATATGACACACACACGGGAGAAAAGGTTgcgattaaaaaaataaatgacataTTTGAACATGTCTCTGATGCCACTCGCATCCTTCGTGAGATTAAACTTCTTAGACTCCTGCGTCATCCAGACATTGTGGAGATCAAGCACATCCTCTTACCGCCTTCCAGGAGGGAATTCAAagatatatatgttgtttttgAACTCATGGAGTCTGATTTACACCAGGTTATTAAAGCAAATGATGATTTGACGCCAGAACATtatcagttttttctttatcaGCTTCTTCGTGGCCTGAAGTACATACACACAG caAATGTATTTCACCGTGAtctaaaacccaaaaatatcttAGCAAATGCTGACTGCAAACTCAAAGTCTGTGACTTTGGTCTTGCGAGAGTAGCTTTTAATGATACTCCCACTGCTATATTCTGGACG GACTATGTTGCAACACGATGGTACAGGGCTCCTGAATTGTGTGGATCCTTTTTTTCAAAG TATACACCAGCAATAGATATATGGAGCATTGGATGCATCTTTGCTGAGCTTTTGACTGGAAAACCTCTTTTTCCTGGGAAAAATGTAGTTCATCAATTAGATCTAATGACTGAGCTGTTGGGAACACCATCTGCTGAAGCCATTGCCAGG GTTCGCAATGAAAAGGCTCGGAGATACTTAAGCagcatgaggaagaagaagcccATCCCTTTTTCCCAGAAGTTCCCAAATGCAGATCCACTTGCACTTCGTTTATTAGAAAGAATGCTGGCATTTGAACCCAAGGATCGACCTACTGCTGAAGAG GCTCTTGCTGATCCATACTTTAAGGGCTTGGCCAAGGTTGAGAGGGAGCCTTCAGCTCAACCAGTTACCAAGATGGAATTTGAATTCGAGAGACGAAGGATAACCAAGGAAGATGTACGAGAGCTTATATATCGAGAGATTCTGGAGTATCATCCAAAGATGCTGAAAGAGTACTTGGAGGGAGCAGAGCCAACAAGCTTTATGTATCCAAG TGCTGTTGACCATTTTAAGAAGCAATTTGCTTATCTTGAGGAGCATTATGGAAAAGATGGTACTGTTGCTCCACCTGAGAGGCAACATGCATCATTACCGAG GACATGTGTATTATATTCAGATAATGCGGTACAGAATTCCGCAGATGTTGCAGATGATCTCTCCAAGTGTTCGATCAAAGAAATTGAGAAGGCTCATATGGACAGGAGTTGTGGGATCCCTATGACACAGCTTCCTCTACAAGTTCCTCAAGGTATCCACG GAGTCGCTGCAAGGCCTGGTAAAGTTGTTGGTTCAGTGTTGCGGTACAACAATTGTggggcagcagcagcagctgaAGCTCTTGAACAGCGGAGGATGGTTAGAAATCCATCTGGTACAACTCAATATTCTGCTTCAAACGGCTCATATCCAAGAAGAAACCCGAGCTGTAAGAATGAGAGGGGTGAAGACGATGGGGTTGAAAGTTCTAAGTACATGGCAAGGAAAGTCGCTGCTGCTCAAGGTGGATCTGGAGGTCACTGGTATTGA
- the LOC108994998 gene encoding BTB/POZ and MATH domain-containing protein 2-like isoform X2 has product MPGPSTSTRTERALRTTPPTSPYSSPSPARAPTSGRCSSSRSWTRAARETTRSTAILIVCSTAGLTPLNIVEACESLGEQIVLFILSSWAIPVWGYKRFYKRTLLETSDYLKDDCLIIHCCVGVVKSHTEGPKIYSITVPPSDIGQHFGKILESGKGADVSFEVDGEVFAAHKLVLAARSPVFRAQLFGPMKDQYSQSIKVEDMLAPVFKVILYFIYWDALPDMQELFGLDSKWASSLMAQHLLAAADRYALERLRLLCEAKLCEDVAINTVATTLALAEQHHCFQLKDVCLKFIASPENLRAVMQTDGFEYLKESCPLVLSELLQYVARIGKHSVKARAYHNEPYLDGSDVNGRRVKPRLY; this is encoded by the exons ATGCCTGGGCCATCTACTTCTACCCGGACGGAAAGAGCGCTGAGGACAACGCCGCCTACGTCTCCCTATTCCTCGCCCTCGCCAGCGAGGGCACCGACGTCAGGGCGTTGTTCGAGCTCACGCTCTTGGACCAGAGCGGCAAGGGAAACCACAAGGTCCACAGCCATTTTAATCGTATGCTCGACGGCGGGCCTTACACCCTTAAATATCGTGGAAGCATGTG AATCTCTTGGAGAGCAAATTGTTCTGTTCATCTTGTCATCATGGGCAATACCAGTCTG GGGTTATAAACGCTTCTACAAAAGAACTCTCCTCGAGACATCTGACTACCTGAAAGATGATTGTCTCATAATTCACTGTTGTGTTGGTGTTGTTAAATCACATACAGAGGGACCGAAGATTTACTCTATAACAGTGCCACCTTCTGACATTGGTCAGCATTTTGGGAAGATTTTAGAAAGTGGAAAGGGAGCTGACGTCAGTTTTGAAGTTGATGGGGAAGTTTTTGCTGCCCACAAGTTGGTGCTTGCAGCACGCTCGCCTGTGTTCAGGGCTCAACTTTTTGGTCCGATGAAAGACCAATACAGTCAGTCCATTAAAGTTGAAGACATGTTGGCTCCTGTTTTTAAG GTTATACTCTATTTCATATACTGGGATGCACTACCAGACATGCAAGAGCTTTTTGGTCTTGACTCTAAGTGGGCTTCTTCACTGATGGCCCAACATCTGCTCGCAGCAGCAGACCGATATGCCCTTGAGAGGCTCAGATTGCTCTGTGAGGCTAAACTTTGTGAGGATGTTGCCATAAACACTGTGGCGACAACATTGGCCTTGGCAGAGCAGCACCATTGTTTCCAACTGAAAGATGTATGTCTCAAGTTCATTGCGTCGCCTGAAAATTTAAGAG CTGTGATGCAGACAGATGGTTTTGAATATTTGAAGGAAAGCTGCCCTCTTGTCCTCAGTGAATTGCTGCAATATGTGGCCAGGATCGGCAAGCATTCTGTCAAGGCTCGTGCCTACCATAATGAGCCCTACCTAGACGGGAGTGATGTCAATGGGAGGCGTGTGAAACCGAGATTATACTGA
- the LOC108994997 gene encoding mitogen-activated protein kinase 15 isoform X2: protein MQPDQRKKSSVEVDFFTEYGEGSRYRIEEVIGKGSYGVVCSAYDTHTGEKVAIKKINDIFEHVSDATRILREIKLLRLLRHPDIVEIKHILLPPSRREFKDIYVVFELMESDLHQVIKANDDLTPEHYQFFLYQLLRGLKYIHTANVFHRDLKPKNILANADCKLKVCDFGLARVAFNDTPTAIFWTDYVATRWYRAPELCGSFFSKYTPAIDIWSIGCIFAELLTGKPLFPGKNVVHQLDLMTELLGTPSAEAIARVRNEKARRYLSSMRKKKPIPFSQKFPNADPLALRLLERMLAFEPKDRPTAEEALADPYFKGLAKVEREPSAQPVTKMEFEFERRRITKEDVRELIYREILEYHPKMLKEYLEGAEPTSFMYPSAVDHFKKQFAYLEEHYGKDGTVAPPERQHASLPRTCVLYSDNAVQNSADVADDLSKCSIKEIEKAHMDRSCGIPMTQLPLQVPQGVAARPGKVVGSVLRYNNCGAAAAAEALEQRRMVRNPSGTTQYSASNGSYPRRNPSCKNERGEDDGVESSKYMARKVAAAQGGSGGHWY from the exons ATGCAGCCTGATCAGAGGAAAAAG TCATCGGTTGAAGTGGATTTTTTCACGGAATATGGTGAGGGTAGCAGGTACCGAATTGAGGAAGTTATTGGGAAAGGAAGCTACGGCGTTGTTTGCTCTGCATATGACACACACACGGGAGAAAAGGTTgcgattaaaaaaataaatgacataTTTGAACATGTCTCTGATGCCACTCGCATCCTTCGTGAGATTAAACTTCTTAGACTCCTGCGTCATCCAGACATTGTGGAGATCAAGCACATCCTCTTACCGCCTTCCAGGAGGGAATTCAAagatatatatgttgtttttgAACTCATGGAGTCTGATTTACACCAGGTTATTAAAGCAAATGATGATTTGACGCCAGAACATtatcagttttttctttatcaGCTTCTTCGTGGCCTGAAGTACATACACACAG caAATGTATTTCACCGTGAtctaaaacccaaaaatatcttAGCAAATGCTGACTGCAAACTCAAAGTCTGTGACTTTGGTCTTGCGAGAGTAGCTTTTAATGATACTCCCACTGCTATATTCTGGACG GACTATGTTGCAACACGATGGTACAGGGCTCCTGAATTGTGTGGATCCTTTTTTTCAAAG TATACACCAGCAATAGATATATGGAGCATTGGATGCATCTTTGCTGAGCTTTTGACTGGAAAACCTCTTTTTCCTGGGAAAAATGTAGTTCATCAATTAGATCTAATGACTGAGCTGTTGGGAACACCATCTGCTGAAGCCATTGCCAGG GTTCGCAATGAAAAGGCTCGGAGATACTTAAGCagcatgaggaagaagaagcccATCCCTTTTTCCCAGAAGTTCCCAAATGCAGATCCACTTGCACTTCGTTTATTAGAAAGAATGCTGGCATTTGAACCCAAGGATCGACCTACTGCTGAAGAG GCTCTTGCTGATCCATACTTTAAGGGCTTGGCCAAGGTTGAGAGGGAGCCTTCAGCTCAACCAGTTACCAAGATGGAATTTGAATTCGAGAGACGAAGGATAACCAAGGAAGATGTACGAGAGCTTATATATCGAGAGATTCTGGAGTATCATCCAAAGATGCTGAAAGAGTACTTGGAGGGAGCAGAGCCAACAAGCTTTATGTATCCAAG TGCTGTTGACCATTTTAAGAAGCAATTTGCTTATCTTGAGGAGCATTATGGAAAAGATGGTACTGTTGCTCCACCTGAGAGGCAACATGCATCATTACCGAG GACATGTGTATTATATTCAGATAATGCGGTACAGAATTCCGCAGATGTTGCAGATGATCTCTCCAAGTGTTCGATCAAAGAAATTGAGAAGGCTCATATGGACAGGAGTTGTGGGATCCCTATGACACAGCTTCCTCTACAAGTTCCTCAAG GAGTCGCTGCAAGGCCTGGTAAAGTTGTTGGTTCAGTGTTGCGGTACAACAATTGTggggcagcagcagcagctgaAGCTCTTGAACAGCGGAGGATGGTTAGAAATCCATCTGGTACAACTCAATATTCTGCTTCAAACGGCTCATATCCAAGAAGAAACCCGAGCTGTAAGAATGAGAGGGGTGAAGACGATGGGGTTGAAAGTTCTAAGTACATGGCAAGGAAAGTCGCTGCTGCTCAAGGTGGATCTGGAGGTCACTGGTATTGA
- the LOC108994997 gene encoding mitogen-activated protein kinase 15 isoform X3, whose product MQSSVEVDFFTEYGEGSRYRIEEVIGKGSYGVVCSAYDTHTGEKVAIKKINDIFEHVSDATRILREIKLLRLLRHPDIVEIKHILLPPSRREFKDIYVVFELMESDLHQVIKANDDLTPEHYQFFLYQLLRGLKYIHTANVFHRDLKPKNILANADCKLKVCDFGLARVAFNDTPTAIFWTDYVATRWYRAPELCGSFFSKYTPAIDIWSIGCIFAELLTGKPLFPGKNVVHQLDLMTELLGTPSAEAIARVRNEKARRYLSSMRKKKPIPFSQKFPNADPLALRLLERMLAFEPKDRPTAEEALADPYFKGLAKVEREPSAQPVTKMEFEFERRRITKEDVRELIYREILEYHPKMLKEYLEGAEPTSFMYPSAVDHFKKQFAYLEEHYGKDGTVAPPERQHASLPRTCVLYSDNAVQNSADVADDLSKCSIKEIEKAHMDRSCGIPMTQLPLQVPQGIHGVAARPGKVVGSVLRYNNCGAAAAAEALEQRRMVRNPSGTTQYSASNGSYPRRNPSCKNERGEDDGVESSKYMARKVAAAQGGSGGHWY is encoded by the exons ATGCAGTCATCGGTTGAAGTGGATTTTTTCACGGAATATGGTGAGGGTAGCAGGTACCGAATTGAGGAAGTTATTGGGAAAGGAAGCTACGGCGTTGTTTGCTCTGCATATGACACACACACGGGAGAAAAGGTTgcgattaaaaaaataaatgacataTTTGAACATGTCTCTGATGCCACTCGCATCCTTCGTGAGATTAAACTTCTTAGACTCCTGCGTCATCCAGACATTGTGGAGATCAAGCACATCCTCTTACCGCCTTCCAGGAGGGAATTCAAagatatatatgttgtttttgAACTCATGGAGTCTGATTTACACCAGGTTATTAAAGCAAATGATGATTTGACGCCAGAACATtatcagttttttctttatcaGCTTCTTCGTGGCCTGAAGTACATACACACAG caAATGTATTTCACCGTGAtctaaaacccaaaaatatcttAGCAAATGCTGACTGCAAACTCAAAGTCTGTGACTTTGGTCTTGCGAGAGTAGCTTTTAATGATACTCCCACTGCTATATTCTGGACG GACTATGTTGCAACACGATGGTACAGGGCTCCTGAATTGTGTGGATCCTTTTTTTCAAAG TATACACCAGCAATAGATATATGGAGCATTGGATGCATCTTTGCTGAGCTTTTGACTGGAAAACCTCTTTTTCCTGGGAAAAATGTAGTTCATCAATTAGATCTAATGACTGAGCTGTTGGGAACACCATCTGCTGAAGCCATTGCCAGG GTTCGCAATGAAAAGGCTCGGAGATACTTAAGCagcatgaggaagaagaagcccATCCCTTTTTCCCAGAAGTTCCCAAATGCAGATCCACTTGCACTTCGTTTATTAGAAAGAATGCTGGCATTTGAACCCAAGGATCGACCTACTGCTGAAGAG GCTCTTGCTGATCCATACTTTAAGGGCTTGGCCAAGGTTGAGAGGGAGCCTTCAGCTCAACCAGTTACCAAGATGGAATTTGAATTCGAGAGACGAAGGATAACCAAGGAAGATGTACGAGAGCTTATATATCGAGAGATTCTGGAGTATCATCCAAAGATGCTGAAAGAGTACTTGGAGGGAGCAGAGCCAACAAGCTTTATGTATCCAAG TGCTGTTGACCATTTTAAGAAGCAATTTGCTTATCTTGAGGAGCATTATGGAAAAGATGGTACTGTTGCTCCACCTGAGAGGCAACATGCATCATTACCGAG GACATGTGTATTATATTCAGATAATGCGGTACAGAATTCCGCAGATGTTGCAGATGATCTCTCCAAGTGTTCGATCAAAGAAATTGAGAAGGCTCATATGGACAGGAGTTGTGGGATCCCTATGACACAGCTTCCTCTACAAGTTCCTCAAGGTATCCACG GAGTCGCTGCAAGGCCTGGTAAAGTTGTTGGTTCAGTGTTGCGGTACAACAATTGTggggcagcagcagcagctgaAGCTCTTGAACAGCGGAGGATGGTTAGAAATCCATCTGGTACAACTCAATATTCTGCTTCAAACGGCTCATATCCAAGAAGAAACCCGAGCTGTAAGAATGAGAGGGGTGAAGACGATGGGGTTGAAAGTTCTAAGTACATGGCAAGGAAAGTCGCTGCTGCTCAAGGTGGATCTGGAGGTCACTGGTATTGA